One window from the genome of Zerene cesonia ecotype Mississippi chromosome 1, Zerene_cesonia_1.1, whole genome shotgun sequence encodes:
- the LOC119830625 gene encoding venom serine carboxypeptidase-like, translating to MLKILVLFVLVIASSYCKVISKEESILDNEINEDTQVKVQLPTYKPPEKAGNPENTNVLSDNNVTKSPVSKCDKVNDLDGELDNISEECNVEVNDAALILTPFIENGKIEEAREASKVNSQLFLGVESYSGFFTVNKTYDSNMFFWYFPVENKPVNETPWIIWLQGGPGVTSLTGLFDEIGPFTVNHLKLQRNRYSWLKNHSLLFIDNPVGAGYSYTNNFQGFSRDMAAYSKNLYSTVKQFLEVFPELKTAPLYIAGESYAGKYVPALGVELHRHKSISEIDVNLQGFIIGNALIEPAMIKNVILPFLYFGLLSKEQIASIEPLVKAFQADISANKSVAAKQKWMSLITVLLLMSHQKHAYNFLKDDIGAGGFVNFLNNTEVRNAIHVGSVKFSFVNVTVNTEMGPDFLSSSKQLFEELLESYKVLSYCGQLDQLLPCIFSAESHRTWQWKDRNEFIESERRPYMFRNRLAGYLKSGGRLTEVVIRGAGHMVPVDAPAPIQRLVTDWIQDVPITTHSSLKEDMILRQIIKSNDHNNTHTLYF from the exons ATGCTTAAAATTCTAGTTTTATTCGTCCTAGTTATAGCGAG CTCCTACTGTAAAGTTATTTCAAAGGAAGAATCTATTCtagataatgaaataaatgaagataCACAAGTTAAGGTACAATTACCAACATATAAACCGCCCGAGAAGGCAGGAAATCCAGAAAATACAAACGTCTTGTCGgataataatgtaacaaaatcTCCTGTTTCGAAATGTGACAAAGTAAATGATTTAGATGGCGAATTGGATAATATTTCTGAAGAATGCAACGTTGAAGTTAATGACGCAGCTCTTATTTTAACGCCTTTCATAGAAAATGGCAAGATCGAAGAAGCGCGCGAAGCGAGCAAGGTTAATTCGCAATTATTCCTAGGCGTTGAAAGTTATTCTGGCTTCTTTACAGTGAATAAGACTTATGATTCGAATATGTTCTTTTGGTATTTTCCTGTTGAGAATAAGCCCGTAAATGAGACTCCTTGGATCATTTGGCTGCAAGGTGGTCCGGGCGTTACGAGCCTCACGGGcttatttgatgaaattggaCCCTTTACAgtgaatcatttaaaattacagc gAAACAGATATTCATGGCTGAAAAACCATTCCctgttatttattgacaatCCAGTGGGTGCAGGATATAGTTATACAAACAACTTTCAAGGATTTTCTCGGGATATGGCAGCG TATTCCAAAAATCTATACAGTACCGTGAAGCAATTTCTCGAAGTCTTCCCAGAGTTGAAGACAGCTCCTCTGTACATCGCCGGGGAGTCGTACGCCGGGAAGTATGTGCCCGCTCTCGGCGTCGAGCTGCACAGACACAAAAGCATTTCCGAAATCGATGTCAATTTGCAA GGTTTCATAATAGGCAACGCGTTGATAGAGCCAGCAATGATAAAGAATGTGATACTTCCATTTCTTTACTTTGGACTGTTGAGCAAAGAGCAAATTGCATCAATCGAGCCTTTGGTGAAAGCTTTTCAAGCTGATATTTCTGCTAATAAAAGTGTTGCCGCAAAACAA AAATGGATGAGCCTGATTACCGTATTACTACTTATGTCGCATCAGAAACACGCatacaattttttgaaagacGACATCGGCGCTGGTGGTTTCGTGAATTTCCTAAATAACACCGAAGTCCGGAACGCCATACACGTTGGAAGCGTCAAGTTTTCCTTCGTCAATGTTACTGTAAATACTGAAATGGGCCCAGATTTTCTTAGCAGTTCTAAACAGCTGTTTGAAGAATTATTGGAGAGTTATAAGGTGCTTTCCTATTG TGGTCAATTAGATCAACTATTACCCTGCATTTTTAGTGCGGAAAGTCATCGTACATGGCAATGGAAAGACAGGAACGAATTCATTGAATCAGAAAGGCGCCCGTATATGTTCCGAAATAGACTAGCTGG ATATCTCAAATCGGGTGGTAGATTGACAGAAGTGGTGATACGTGGTGCTGGTCATATGGTCCCAGTGGATGCTCCGGCGCCGATACAACGTTTGGTCACCGACTGGATCCAAGATGTACCAATAACGACACATAGCTCCTTGAAGGAAGACATGATTCTGCGACAAATCATCAAAAGCAATGATCATAATAACACTCATACATTATACTTTTGA
- the LOC119830333 gene encoding venom serine carboxypeptidase-like → MCTMLHLLFILCATVIHPILTATPLILTPYVKQNNTEEARNRSAVDPKLFLDVRSYSGFLTVDEKHNSNQFFWYFPTINNDGKDMPWILWLQGGLGLTSMAGLFTEIGPFEYIVNETRMSRGGFLKDREYSWNKKFSMVFMDNSVAEGYSHTDKGLTGIPSDEEMYASNLLSAVQQLVQIYPELSKGPLYIAGDKFAGHYAPALAMKIMDAKNSTIPINLKGLILGDPILNGDSVTDYSSTFYNFGLIDRQGVLAAKQLQDKFIQSLGDGSASNAYSFREDLLKRLKEMSGKRQLYNAVKEYDNLDYNFYDYITKNDVRDALHVGDLTFSITDYSVITGMQRDFLNNVTAKLEKLIENYRVLIYCGQFDLASPCVPNAEGRRKWQWKQKEDFLKAPHLPWWFNDSMAGYIKSGGNLMEVLITNAGSLVPIDRPAELFHLISNFIDNKEFNFILPPDYVINENNTAPYVEEPKIEPNSEHVKLTISLIVNIVLILLLLLGIVLFLRFKKKIKQLYGPVSEGAMNMR, encoded by the exons ATGTGCACGATGCtacacttattatttatattatg cGCGACAGTAATTCACCCAATACTGACTGCGACACCATTAATTCTTACGCCGTAtgtcaaacaaaacaacacaGAAGAAGCCAGAAATCGATCGGCCGTTGACCCCAAACTTTTCCTCGATGTAAGGAGCTATTCAGGTTTCTTAACCGTCGACGAGAAACACAACTCGAATCAATTTTTCTGGTACTTTccaacaataaataacgatGGAAAGGATATGCCTTGGATCCTTTGGCTTCAAGGTGGATTGGGGCTGACCAGCATGGCGGGCCTATTTACTGAAATTGGGCCTTTTGAATACATTGTAAACGAAACTAGAATGTCTAGGGGTGGATTTTTAAAAG ATCGGGAATATTCGTGGaacaaaaagttttcaatggTATTCATGGATAATTCCGTCGCTGAGGGTTATAGCCATACGGATAAAGGTTTAACAGGTATACCGAGTGATGAAGAGATG TATGCAAGTAATCTATTATCAGCTGTGCAACAATTAGTACAAATTTACCCAGAATTAAGTAAAGGCCCACTCTATATTGCTGGAGACAAATTCGCGGGCCATTACGCGCCTGCTCTGGCCATGAAGATCATGGATGCCAAAAATTCAACAATACCTATTAACTTAAAG GGTTTAATTTTAGGAGATCCAATATTAAATGGAGACAGTGTCACAGATTATTCATCAACGTTTTATAACTTCGGCTTGATTGATCGTCAGGGTGTGCTCGCGGCTAAACAATTGCAGGATAAGTTTATTCAGTCCTTGGGAGACGGGAGTGCAAGCAACGCTTACAGT TTTCGTGAAGACCTTCTTAAGCGGCTGAAAGAAATGTCCGGTAAACGACAGTTATATAACGCTGTGAAGGAATATGACAATTtggattacaatttttatgactacataacaaaaaatgatGTGAGAGATGCCCTCCATGTTGGCGACCTAACGTTTTCGATCACGGATTATTCAGTTATAACGGGCATGCAACGAGACTTCTTAAATAACGTCACAGCGAAATTAGAGAAGCTTATAGAAAATTACAGGGTCCTTATCTATTG tgGCCAGTTTGATCTTGCATCCCCATGCGTTCCAAATGCAGAGGGTCGGAGGAAATGGCAATGGAAGCAGAAGGAGGATTTCCTGAAAGCCCCTCACCTACCTTGGTGGTTTAATGACTCTATGGCAgg gTATATAAAATCGGGCGGAAACCTAATGGAAGTACTAATAACTAACGCGGGAAGCCTGGTGCCTATAGACAGACCGGCCGAATTGTTCCATTTAATCTCAAACTTCATAGACAACAAAGAGTTCAACTTCATTCTTCCACCGGATTACGTCATCAACGAAAATAACACAGCGCCATATGTCGAGGAACCCAAAATTGAACCTAATAGCGAGCATGTTAAGCTCACTATTAGCTTGATCGTGAATATAGTTCTCAttctattattgttattgggAATAGTATTGTTCTTGaggtttaagaaaaaaattaaacagctCTATGGGCCTGTGAGTGAAGGAGCGATGAATATGCGATGA